From a region of the Oscarella lobularis chromosome 7, ooOscLobu1.1, whole genome shotgun sequence genome:
- the LOC136189244 gene encoding E3 ubiquitin-protein ligase synoviolin-like produces MKTVALTLASVAATSSVVGYAFYKKHQFYPTVVYLTKSSPSLAVLYIQAFVLVILLSKLVRKIFFGRLRAAETEHLIERSWYAVTETCLAFTVFREDFSPWFVAMFTMLLVMKSFHWLAEDRIDYMERSPVITWLFHIRAIAMVLVLGTINALFIHHAYRKLLMNVVSVHIVFGFEYAILLVSIVNRFTKYLLHSIDIQSANPWENKSIYMLYTDFFLGALRMFLYSAFMFIMIKVHTFPLFSIRPMYLALRQFKKSFSDIVLSRRAISNMNSLYPNATDEELAQGNNTCIICRDTMTSQGSKKLPCSHIFHINCLRSWFQRQQTCPTCRMDILRSTTPAHIARMMEERIRQARQNQRPPPPPPPQQQQQQQRVEHPIPQQQQPQPPPVLPADPQAPAFAPPPQPQPQPPPLFQAPVPPPRLGDNDAENITVPSSSASPPLPPHPPPPFGFPPPPPFLFPFSSFPNAGAPFSFPPPPPPPPPHPPRVSHRRAIETTRRSRERKRRSSHHPTTKRSLAPRSYTAIAAVQPSGCCQHEHLSQYVWVF; encoded by the exons ATGAAAACCGTCGCTCTGACGCTTGCCAGCGTggctgcgacgtcgtcggtcgtcggCTATGCCTTTTACAAGAAGCACCAATTCTATCCGACCGTCGTCTACTTGACAAAATCGAGTCCAAGCCTAGCG GTTCTCTACATCCAAGCCTTTGTGCTCGTAATTCTCCTAAGCAAACTCGTTCGAAAAATCTTCTTCGGTCGACTGAGAGCGGCCGAAACGGAG CATCTCATCGAGCGTTCGTGGTACGCCGTGACGGAGACGTGCCTTGCCTTCACGGTTTTTCGCGAGGACTTCAGCCCGTGGTTCGTCGCCATGTTCACTATGCTTCTCGTCATGAAGAGTTTCCATTGGCTGGCCGAAGACCGAATTGATTAC ATGGAAAGAAGTCCCGTCATAACGTGGCTTTTTCATATCAGGGCCATTG CCATGGTGCTTGTGCTCGGGACGATCAACGCGCTATTTATTCATCACGCTTATAGAAAATTGCTCATGAACGTCGTGTCGGTTCACATCGTCTTTGGATTCGAA TACGCAATTCTATTGGTTTCGATTGTTAATAGGTTCACGAAGTATCTTCTTCATTCTATCGACATACAGAGTGCAAATCCATGGGAAAATAAATCTATCTACATGCTCTACACGGATTTCTTCCTAG GAGCGCTGAGAATGTTTCTCTATTCGGCTTTTATGTTTATCATGATCAAAGTGCACACGTTTCCTCTCTTTTCTATTCGTCCGATGTATCTTGCTCTTCG GCAATTCAAAAAGTCCTTCAGCGACATTGTTCTATCAAGACGAGCAATATCAAATATGAATTCACt CTATCCCAATGCGACCGATGAAGAATTGGCCCAAGGAAACAACACGTGCATCATCTGCCGCGACACGATGACCAGCCAGGGATCGAAGAAACTGCCTTGCTCGCACATTTTTCACATCAACTGCCTTCGCTCGTGGTTCCAGCGACAGCAGACGTGTCCAACGTGCCGAATGGACATCCTTCGCTCGACAACGCCGGCACACATTGCGCGGATGATGGAGGAAAGAATTCGTCAGGCGAGACAAAATCAGCggccaccaccaccaccaccaccgcaacagcaacagcaacaacagcgaGTTGAACATCCAATaccgcagcagcagcaaccaCAGCCACCTCCTGTCCTACCCGCCG ATCCTCAAGCGCCGGCCTTTGCGCCACCGCCGCAACCGCAGCCGCagcctcctcctctttttcaaG CTCCGGTACCTCCACCTCGTCTGGGCGACAATGACGCTGAGAATATCACtgttccttcttcttctgcttctcctcctcttcctcctcacCCACCTCCTCCATTTGGGtttcctccgcctcctccctTTTTGTTTCCATTTTCCTCCTTTCCCAACGCGG GGGCTCCCTTTtcgtttccgccgccgccgccaccgccgccgccgcatcCCCCTCGCGTCTCTCACCGAAGAGCAATTGAGACAACTAGAAGGtcgcgagagagaaaacgtcgaagctCGCATCACCCTACTACGAAACGTTCACTCGCTCCTCGCAGCTATACAGCAATTGCAGCAGTACAGCCAAGCGGCTGCTGTCAACACGAG CATCTTTCCCAGTATGTCTGGGTCTTTTGA
- the LOC136189467 gene encoding uncharacterized protein, whose amino-acid sequence MIKEIAHASLREKGVADVRREAQPLRMRSVNSSVHHSSAPASQSFAMSWPSRMETEHSFAQQDVGYCSGRTTSESESISSSSASDTSPSTERRRRFDINAAYGGPKVTVLCDVPRSDPIFHTPDLRLKVEFFDDRLFLTDMGVGGVHGGVVADVGSQLEVIREREHLSDLIRTETSYEYSIDDILQPDISVSRNGVYLPYLMVEVAVSETLAHATRKAKKYFQLDTSEVQVVLVISVGRFVQGDETSLKSLKALVFRRDDVEHPTVTSFMRGENYSSLTLAGPYVLDLEEVRMSVYDEISQPPPPKK is encoded by the exons ATG ATAAAAGAGATCGCCCACGCGTctttgagagaaaagggCGTGGCAGACGTCAGACGTGAAGCGCAGCCTCTCCGCATGCGCAGTGTCAACTCATCAGTCCATCACTCGAGCGCCCCCGCCAGCCAATCTTTCGCCATGTCCTGGCCTTCTCGAATGGAGACGGAGCATTCGTTTGCTCAGCAAGACGTCGGTTACTGTTCCGGTCGGACTACAAGCG AATCCGAAAGCATCTCGAGTTCGAGCGCGAGCGATACATCTCCATCGaccg aacgacgacgacgtttcgacaTCAACGCAGCATACGGAGGCCCAAAGGTCACAGTATTGTGTGACGTTCCGCGAAGCGATCCAATATTTCATACGCCGGACCTCAGGCTCAAGGTCGAATTCTTTGacgatcgtctttttttgacgGACATGGGAG TGGGCGGAGTTCATGGAGGCGTGGTTGCAGATGTAGGTTCGCAACTCGAAGTCATCCGCGAAAGAGAACATCTCAGCGACCTCATCCGGACGGAAACTTCATACGAATactcgatcgacgacatccTCCAGCCGGACATCAGCGTCAGCCGAAATGGAGTTTACTTGCCCTATCTGATGGTGGAAGTTGCTGTCAGCGAAACCCTGGCGCATGCAACGAGGAAGgcgaaaaaatatttccaatTGGATACGAGTGAAGTCCAAGTCGTCCTAGTCATCAGCGTCGGCAGATTTGTTCAAGGAGACGAGACGTCTCTGAAGTCGCTCAAGGCGCTCGTATTCAGGCGAGATGATGTCGAGCATCCTACAGTCACGTCATTTATGCGGGGAGAGAATTATTCGTCTCTTACGCTCGCAGGGCCGTACGTCCTTGATTTGGAAGAAGTCCGAATGAGCGTTTATGACGAAATTAGTCAACCCCCACCCCCGAAGAAGTGA
- the LOC136189250 gene encoding uncharacterized protein — protein sequence MSQATVTKSKSKATVQSYTELKRQAQELSRENASLRDAVTELTQRERQYADFFEETQTALKKQYGENANLTEMNEQLQIEIRSVLMEEESRHASEINSLVQTHEETLAAVTKERNFIEAKMLKSGLDPMTGQQIRPLTPEGQREIEKMTEGSSDFLGKLSESMNNSKLRTLISKAQKANEMARIDTAADA from the exons ATGTCTCAAGCGACAGTGACGAAATCCAAGTCAAAGGCAACTGTTCAGAG TTATACCGAACTCAAACGTCAAGCGCAAGAACTCTCTCgcgaaaacgcgtctcttcgCGACGCCGTGACCGAGTTGACGCAAAGGGAGAGGCAGTACGCCGATTTTTTCGAGGAAACGCAGACGgctctaaaaaaacaatacgGCGAAAACGCCAATCTAACGGAGATGAACGAGCAACTTCAAATCGAAATACGCT ctgttCTTATGGAGGAAGAGTCAAGGCACGCCTCCGAAATTAACTCTCTTGTTCAAACTCACGAGGAAACTTTGGCCGCCGTGACGAAAGAGAG GAATTTTATTGAAGCGAAGATGCTCAAGAGTGGATTAGATCCAATGACAGGGCAGCAGATCAGGCCTCTGACTCCCGAAggacaaagagaaattgaGAAGATGACTGAAGGCAGTTCG GACTTTCTCGGCAAATTGTCGGAGTCAATGAATAATTCTAAATTGAGGACGCTCATTTCAAAGGCACAG AAAGCGAATGAGATGGCAAGAATCGATACAGCTGCCGACGCTTAG
- the LOC136189249 gene encoding uncharacterized protein → MSLPSRTETEHSFAQQDVGYCSGRTTSESESISSSSASDTSPSTERQRRFDINAAYGSSPKVTVLCDVPRSDPIFYTPDLRLKVEFFDDCLFLTNMGVGRVHGGVAFKVGLQLEVIREISHLSDLIQTEASFEYWTDDTKPDILQPDVSVNRNGVYLPYVMVEVAVSETLAHATRKAKKYFQLDTSEVKVVLVISVGKFVQGDETSLKSLKALVFRRDDVEHPTVTSFMRGENYSSLALEGPYVLDLEKVQMSVYDQISQPPPPKK, encoded by the exons ATGTCCTTGCCTTCTCGAACGGAGACGGAGCATTCGTTTGCTCAGCAAGACGTCGGTTACTGTTCCGGTCGGACTACAAGCG AATCCGAAAGCATCTCGAGTTCGAGCGCGAGCGATACGTCTCCATCGaccg AACGACAGCGACGTTTCGACATCAACGCAGCATACGGAAGCAGCCCAAAGGTCACAGTACTGTGTGACGTTCCGCGAAGCGATCCAATATTTTATACGCCGGACCTCAGGCTTAAGGTCGAATTCTTCGACgattgtctttttttgacgaaCATGGGAG TGGGCAGAGTTCATGGAGGCGTGGCTTTCAAAGTAGGTTTGCAACTCGAAGTCATCCGCGAAATCTCACATCTCAGCGACCTCATCCAGACGGAAGCTTCATTCGAATACTGGACCGACGACACCAAGCCGGACATCCTCCAGCCGGACGTCAGCGTCAACCGAAATGGAGTTTACTTGCCCTATGTGATGGTGGAAGTTGCTGTCAGCGAAACCCTGGCGCATGCAACGAGGAAGgcgaaaaaatattttcaattgGATACGAGTGAAGTCAAAGTCGTCCTAGTCATCAGCGTCGGCAAATTTGTTCAAGGAGACGAGACGTCTCTGAAGTCGCTCAAGGCGCTCGTATTCAGGCGAGATGATGTCGAGCATCCTACAGTCACGTCATTTATGCGGGGAGAGAATTATTCGTCTCTTGCGCTCGAAGGGCCGTACGTCCTTGATTTGGAAAAAGTCCAAATGAGCGTTTATGACCAAATTAGTCAACCCCCACCCCCGAAGAAGTGA
- the LOC136189242 gene encoding E3 ubiquitin-protein ligase synoviolin B-like, translated as MKTVALTLASVAATSSVVGYAFYKKHQFYPTVVYLTKSSPSLAILYIQAFVLVILLSKLVRKIFFGRLRAAETEHLIERSWYAVTETCLAFTVFREDFSPWFVAMFTMLLVMKSFHWLAEDRIDYMERSPVITWLFHIRAIAMVLVLGTIDALFIHHAYRKLLMNVVSVHIVFGFEYAILLVSIVNTFTKYLLHSIDIQSANPWENKSIYMLYTDFFLGALRMLLYSAFMFIMIKVHTFPLFSIRPMYLALRQFKKSFSDIVLSRRAISNMNSLYPNATDEELAQGNNTCIICRDTMTSQGSKKLPCSHIFHINCLRSWFQRQQTCPTCRMDILRSTTPAHIARMMEERIRQARQNQRPPQPPPPQQQQQQQRVDHPMPQQQQQPQPPPVVPADPQAPTFAPPPQPQPQPPSLFQVPVPPPRLVDDDAENITVPSSSASPPVPPHPPPPPFGFPPPPPFLFPFSSFPNAGAPFSFPPPPPQPPPLASLTEEQLRQLEGRERENVEARITLLRNVHSLLDTAIQQLQQYSQAAAVNTSFFPSMSGSFEGMHTDEAEAESSGGLTFTASALATDTSSEEKQTSASGVEDVPEREELRQRRISRLTSSPGSKSELAEDKD; from the exons ATGAAAACCGTCGCTCTGACGCTTGCCAGTGTggctgcgacgtcgtcggtcgtcggCTATGCCTTTTACAAGAAGCACCAATTCTATCCGACCGTCGTCTACTTGACAAAATCGAGTCCAAGCCTAGCG ATTCTCTACATCCAAGCCTTTGTGCTCGTAATTCTCCTAAGCAAACTCGTTCGAAAAATCTTCTTCGGTCGACTGAGAGCGGCCGAAACGGAG CATCTGATCGAGCGTTCGTGGTACGCCGTGACGGAGACGTGCCTTGCCTTCACGGTTTTTCGCGAGGACTTCAGCCCGTGGTTCGTCGCCATGTTCACAATGCTTCTCGTCATGAAGAGTTTCCATTGGCTGGCCGAAGACCGAATTGATTAC atggAAAGAAGTCCTGTCATAACGTGGCTTTTTCATATCAGGGCCATTG CCATGGTGCTTGTGCTCgggacgatcgacgcgctATTTATTCATCACGCTTATAGAAAATTGCTCATGAATGTTGTGTCGGTTCACATCGTCTTTGGATTCGAA TACGCAATTCTATTGGTTTCGATTGTTAATACGTTCACGAAGTATCTTCTTCATTCTATCGACATACAGAGTGCAAATCCATGGGAAAATAAATCTATCTACATGCTCTACACGGACTTCTTCCTAG GAGCGCTGAGAATGCTTCTCTATTCGGCTTTTATGTTTATCATGATTAAAGTGCACACGTTTCCTCTCTTTTCTATTCGTCCGATGTATCTTGCTCTTCG GCAATTCAAAAAGTCCTTTAGCGACATTGTTCTATCAAGACGAGCAATATCAAATATGAATTCACT CTATCCCAATGCGACTGATGAAGAATTGGCCCAAGGAAACAACACGTGCATCATTTGCCGCGACACGATGACCAGCCAGGGATCGAAGAAACTGCCTTGCTCGCACATTTTTCACATCAACTGCCTTCGCTCGTGGTTCCAGCGACAGCAGACGTGTCCAACGTGCCGAATGGACATCCTTCGCTCGACAACGCCGGCACACATTGCGCGGATGATGGAGGAAAGAATTCGTCAGGCGAGACAAAATCAGCGGCCACCACAACCACCACCACcgcaacagcaacagcaacaacagcgaGTTGACCATCCAATgccgcagcagcaacaacaaccACAGCCACCTCCTGTCGTACCCGCCG ATCCTCAAGCGCCGACCTTTGCGCCACCGCCGCAACCGCAGCCGCAgcctccttctcttttccaaG TTCCGGTACCTCCACCTCGTCTGgtcgacgatgacgctgAGAATATCACtgttccttcttcttctgcttctcctCCTGTTCCTCCTCAcccacctcctcctccattTGGAtttcctccgcctcctccctTTTTGTTTCCATTTTCCTCCTTTCCAAACGCGG GAGCTCCCTTTTCGtttccaccgccgccgccgcagcctCCCCCGCTCGCGTCTCTCACCGAAGAGCAATTGAGACAACTGGAAGGtcgcgagagagaaaacgtcgaagctCGCATCACCCTACTACGAAACGTTCACTCGCTCCTTGACACAGCTATACAGCAATTGCAGCAGTACAGCCAAGCGGCTGCTGTCAACACGAG CTTCTTTCCCAGTATGTCTGGGTCTTTTGAGGGGATGCATACTGATGAAGCCGAAGCTGAGTCGAGTGGCGGACTTACGTTTACTGCGTCGGCTTTGGCGACGGATACTAGtagcgaagagaaacagacAA GTGCATCAGGGGTGGAAGACGTTCcagagagagaagagctcAGACAAAGACGAATTTCCCGCTTGACTTCAAGTCCAGGGTCGAAAAGCGAACtcgctgaagataaagactGA